From the Thermus brockianus genome, the window AAGGGACGTGGCCGCCCTCTACTACGCCCGGACCCAGGTGCTAAGGGCCCGGGGCGCCTCTCCCAAGCGCTACCCCGCCTTCCTGGCCCTTTCCCTTTCGACGGCCCTAGCTTTCCTCCTCGCCCAGGGTGGCCTTCTCCCCTACCCTGTCTTCTTTGGGCTTCTGGCCCTCGCCCTTTACGGAAGCTACGCCCTCCTCCGCCCCCCGGTGCCGGCCCGGGTCATCGGCTGGACCCAGATGGGGTTTGGCCTCCTTTTGGTCCTCCTCACCGCCTTCGGCTACACCCAGAGGGGGCTTCCCACCGCCCTTTTGGGGGTGCCAAGCCTCCACCGGCTTCTGGGGTGGGCCCTGGTGGGGCTCGCCTTCGCCCTGAGCCTTTGGCTTCTCTTCCGCAAGGAGGTGCCGCGGGCAGCCCGCTTCGCCCTGGGGCTTTACGACCTGAACGCCCTCTTGGGCCTCCTCTACCTGGCCTTGGGGGCGCCGCTATCCCCGCACCCCTTCCTGGCCCTCCTCGGGGTGGCGCTGGCCCACGCCCTGCTCCGCAGGCCCCACCCTTGGCCGGGGGTGGGGTTTTTCCTCCTGGGGCTTCTCCTCCTCGGGCACGGATAGTGGCCTTACGTACTCTGGCCCCTTGAAGCCTAGGGAAGCATGGGGGTATGCGCAAAGCGTGGGGCCTACTCGTCCTCCTGCCCCTGGCCCTGGCCCTCCTTTCCCTCTCCCTCCGCCTCCTCACACCCCCTCGCCCTTGGACTGAACCCATCCAGGCACCCCCCGAAACCCTCCAAACCCTCTACGCCGAGGCCCATCCCGCCGTTCTCCGCATAGAGGGCCCCGAGGGAAGCCGGGGCACGGGGTTCTTTTACGCCCGAGGCCTCGTCCTCACCGCCTACCACGTGGTGGCGGAAGGGGGGCCTTACACCCTGGTGCTCGCCAACGGCAGGCGGGCTTCGGCCCAGCTTTTGGGCTTCGCCGAACCCTTGGACCTAGCGGTGCTCTCCCCGGAAGGAGAAGCACCCAAGACCCTCCCCTTGGAAA encodes:
- a CDS encoding YwiC-like family protein, whose product is MRVQSVPLKSVALPAEHGGWGFTLEPVFLGLLLAPGPATLGIFLLGLFGFLARHPLKLAYQDLRKGKRYPRTDLALRVGAFYLLLALSGLLLAALTAQGPFLLPLLLALPLAAYVAYADAKNRSRELFPELAAALFMAALAPAGALAGGLEAGVALGSFLALALRDVAALYYARTQVLRARGASPKRYPAFLALSLSTALAFLLAQGGLLPYPVFFGLLALALYGSYALLRPPVPARVIGWTQMGFGLLLVLLTAFGYTQRGLPTALLGVPSLHRLLGWALVGLAFALSLWLLFRKEVPRAARFALGLYDLNALLGLLYLALGAPLSPHPFLALLGVALAHALLRRPHPWPGVGFFLLGLLLLGHG